One window of Thermoanaerobaculia bacterium genomic DNA carries:
- a CDS encoding glycosyltransferase, producing the protein LAEGFCFPLVEAMASGLPAIVSDIAVCREVAAGAARLVDPRKASAIAGAVSELASDPALRGALSGRGIVRARDFSWRRAAERTWNVYRRILENR; encoded by the coding sequence CTCGCGGAAGGGTTCTGCTTTCCCCTGGTCGAAGCGATGGCGTCGGGGTTGCCCGCGATCGTCTCCGACATCGCCGTGTGCCGCGAGGTCGCCGCCGGGGCCGCCCGGCTGGTCGATCCTCGGAAGGCTTCGGCGATCGCCGGCGCGGTCTCCGAACTGGCGTCCGACCCCGCTCTCCGCGGAGCGCTGTCCGGCCGCGGGATCGTCCGGGCCCGCGACTTCTCCTGGCGACGCGCCGCGGAAAGGACGTGGAACGTGTACCGGCGAATCCTCGAAAACCGATGA
- a CDS encoding glycosyltransferase gives MKTAVVHDWLTGMRGGESVLEEILGLVPDPTVFTLFHFPGSVSARIEAFPIVTSFLQRLATPRAYRSLLPFFPAAVESFDLSGFDLVVSSSHCVAKGAIAREGARHLCYCHTPVRYAYGQFDAYFPRRSTRAYALKKLFVGRLRRWDRRTAGRPDRVLANSSAVAARVHDVWNRDAAVVFPPVDVDFFTPGTGPAEDYALCVGALVPYKKFDVAIEWARRTGRALRIVGAGPEEKRLRENCPASVSFESGLSRETLRERYRRCAFFLQPGEEDFGIASVEAQACGRPVVALGRGGALDVVTGPASGATFPEPVMEHVVHAIDSLSRVGFNAGAAVANARRFSRERFRADFSREVQNLTE, from the coding sequence ATGAAGACCGCGGTCGTCCATGACTGGTTGACGGGAATGCGCGGGGGCGAATCCGTGCTGGAGGAGATCCTCGGCCTCGTTCCCGATCCGACCGTGTTCACGCTCTTCCACTTTCCGGGAAGCGTTTCCGCCAGGATCGAAGCCTTCCCGATCGTGACGTCGTTCCTGCAGCGCCTCGCGACGCCCCGCGCCTATCGGAGCCTCCTCCCCTTTTTCCCGGCGGCCGTCGAATCCTTCGACCTCTCCGGGTTCGACCTCGTCGTTTCTTCCTCGCATTGCGTGGCAAAAGGGGCGATCGCGCGGGAGGGGGCGAGACACCTCTGCTACTGCCACACGCCGGTGCGGTACGCCTACGGCCAGTTCGACGCGTACTTCCCGCGCCGCTCGACGCGCGCGTACGCGTTGAAGAAACTCTTCGTCGGCCGCCTTCGCCGGTGGGATCGCCGGACCGCGGGGCGCCCGGATCGCGTGCTCGCCAACTCGAGCGCGGTCGCCGCGCGCGTCCACGACGTCTGGAATCGCGACGCGGCCGTCGTCTTTCCGCCCGTGGACGTCGACTTCTTCACTCCCGGGACCGGCCCCGCGGAGGACTACGCGCTGTGCGTCGGGGCGCTCGTCCCGTACAAGAAGTTCGACGTGGCGATCGAATGGGCGCGGCGAACGGGGCGGGCGCTGCGGATCGTCGGGGCCGGGCCGGAGGAAAAACGCCTCCGCGAAAACTGCCCCGCCTCCGTTTCATTCGAGAGCGGGCTTTCCCGGGAGACCCTGCGGGAGCGATATCGGCGATGTGCGTTCTTTCTGCAACCGGGCGAAGAGGACTTCGGCATCGCCTCCGTCGAGGCGCAGGCGTGCGGCCGGCCCGTCGTCGCGCTCGGCCGCGGCGGCGCTCTCGACGTCGTCACCGGTCCCGCCTCCGGCGCGACGTTCCCCGAGCCCGTAATGGAACACGTCGTGCATGCGATTGACTCCCTTTCCCGTGTGGGCTTTAATGCCGGGGCCGCGGTCGCGAACGCGCGGCGGTTTTCCCGGGAGCGATTTCGGGCGGACTTCAGCCGGGAAGTGCAGAACCTGACGGAATGA
- a CDS encoding undecaprenyl-phosphate glucose phosphotransferase, translating into MIKQYVRRQASILIAADVGATLLALVAAWFLRFRLGVIPVTKGVPGAEPYWRLAPILAFLWPVVYSFHGLYRPRRGRSRSEEAFVIFTATALAVVLLAGIATFYRSFSYSRLVLVIFFGCDVPFVVAARLLVRSRWEAKWRNGIGVKRAVVVGAGRLGKSVVDRLVDHPETGMRACALLDDDPSTHGGDYRGVPIAGPTTAAAAWLAAGRAETVFLALPLEAHRRTLEIVAAAARAGGEVRVVPDLLQHITFRAGLEDWGGLPVVHLTETPVSGWSGLVKRALDLTLSFGGLLVLLPFFLVIAVIITLTDGGPVLYSQERMGLDGRPFRMWKFRTMRVDAEEETGAVWATPDDPRRTTIGRFLRQWSFDELPQLYNVLRGEMSLVGPRPERPEFVAEFKEKFPQYMLRHRVRSGMTGWAQVHGWRGNTSLAKRIEYDLFYIENWSLALDVRILWMTLVKDLRANAH; encoded by the coding sequence ATGATCAAACAGTACGTGCGGCGGCAGGCATCGATCCTGATCGCGGCGGACGTCGGCGCGACGCTCCTCGCGCTCGTCGCCGCGTGGTTCCTCCGTTTCCGTCTCGGCGTCATTCCGGTCACGAAGGGCGTCCCGGGAGCCGAACCGTACTGGCGGCTGGCTCCGATCCTCGCGTTCCTCTGGCCGGTCGTCTATTCCTTCCACGGACTCTACCGTCCGCGGCGCGGACGCTCCCGGTCGGAAGAGGCGTTCGTCATCTTCACCGCGACGGCCCTCGCCGTCGTGCTGCTCGCCGGCATCGCGACGTTCTACCGTTCCTTCTCCTACTCGCGCCTCGTCCTCGTCATCTTCTTTGGCTGCGACGTGCCGTTCGTCGTCGCCGCCCGACTCCTCGTCCGGTCGCGCTGGGAAGCGAAGTGGCGAAACGGCATCGGGGTGAAAAGGGCGGTGGTCGTCGGGGCCGGACGCCTCGGCAAGTCGGTCGTCGACCGGCTCGTCGATCACCCGGAGACGGGAATGCGCGCGTGCGCGCTGCTCGACGACGATCCGTCGACGCACGGCGGCGATTACCGCGGCGTTCCCATCGCCGGCCCGACCACCGCCGCGGCGGCCTGGCTCGCGGCGGGGCGAGCGGAGACCGTCTTCCTCGCGCTCCCCCTCGAAGCGCACCGGCGGACGCTCGAGATCGTCGCGGCCGCCGCCCGCGCGGGAGGTGAAGTCCGCGTCGTTCCCGATCTCCTCCAGCACATCACGTTCCGGGCGGGGCTCGAGGACTGGGGCGGGCTGCCCGTCGTGCATCTGACCGAAACTCCGGTTTCCGGGTGGTCGGGCCTGGTCAAGCGCGCCCTCGACCTCACGCTCTCGTTCGGGGGCCTCCTCGTCCTCCTCCCCTTCTTCCTCGTGATCGCCGTGATCATCACGCTCACGGACGGCGGACCCGTCCTCTATTCCCAGGAGCGGATGGGCCTCGACGGGCGGCCGTTCCGGATGTGGAAATTCCGCACGATGCGCGTCGACGCGGAAGAGGAGACCGGAGCGGTCTGGGCGACTCCGGACGATCCCCGGCGCACGACGATCGGCCGATTCCTGCGGCAGTGGTCCTTCGACGAGCTTCCCCAGCTCTACAACGTGCTCCGCGGGGAGATGTCGCTCGTGGGTCCGCGTCCGGAACGTCCCGAGTTCGTCGCGGAGTTCAAGGAGAAGTTCCCCCAGTACATGCTGCGCCACCGGGTGCGATCCGGAATGACCGGGTGGGCGCAGGTGCATGGCTGGCGGGGAAACACGAGTCTCGCCAAGCGCATCGAGTACGACCTCTTCTACATCGAGAACTGGTCGCTCGCCCTCGACGTGCGGATCCTGTGGATGACGCTGGTGAAGGATCTCCGCGCCAACGCGCATTAG